The following are from one region of the Heptranchias perlo isolate sHepPer1 chromosome 11, sHepPer1.hap1, whole genome shotgun sequence genome:
- the tsc22d1 gene encoding TSC22 domain family protein 1 isoform X2 → MNAEYYKSLAMELGVYQLRNFSISFLSSLLGTENASVKLDSSSSGASVVAIDNKIEQAMDLVKSHLMYAVREEVEVLKEQIKELVERNSQLEQENNLLKTLASPEQLAQFQAQLQTTGCSLPVSQSGQTTQPTPPNGGSSA, encoded by the exons ATGAATGCTGAATATTATAAGTCACTGGCGATGGAGCTTGGAGTTTACCAGCTGAGAAATTTCTCGATTTCATTCCTTTCATCTTTGCTTGGAACAGAAAACGCCTCCGTAAAATTAGACAGTAG TTCTTCTGGTGCCAGTGTGGTAGCCATAGACAACAAAATCGAGCAAGCCATG GATCTGGTGAAGAGTCACTTGATGTATGCAgtgagggaggaggtggaggtcctTAAGGAACAGATCAAAGAACTGGTAGAGAGAAACTCACAGTTGGAACAGGAAAACAACCTGCTGAAGACTCTGGCTAGCCCTGAGCAGTTAGCACAGTTTCAGGCACAGCTCCAGACAACTGGCTGTTCCCTGCCAGTGTCTCAATCAGGACAAACCACTCAACCCACACCACCTAACGGGGGATCATCAGCTTAA